A window of the Acidobacteriota bacterium genome harbors these coding sequences:
- a CDS encoding MraY family glycosyltransferase: protein MALAIKAVDHPNERKKHTAAIPRLGGVAIAIGLLFGVSTVGLMWQHWEFPLERQAVVSLSLGTFLIFLLGVVDDLIGVSAWKKLLIELIAALPVVQVGWQFHELAYPGGAIHLGPLSGALTMIWIVGVTNAINLIDGLDGLASGVVAIIGLSLLIYSMAYQSPVGVVLTAGMVGSCLGFLPHNWEPARIFMGDSGSLTLGYLLGTLSVYTTLKSPAAVAILVPILALGVPVIDTLLVMLVRFLERPKGVFTRRFLRMFHADRNHLHHLMEVIVGSRRPVVYWVYGMVLVSCSMALIVALTKRSGLGLILLAVELGAVAAVRRLGLAKKARSIARRQREESAELRIDAQ, encoded by the coding sequence ATGGCCCTAGCCATCAAGGCCGTCGACCATCCCAACGAACGCAAAAAGCACACCGCGGCAATACCTCGCCTGGGCGGGGTGGCCATAGCCATCGGCTTGCTTTTCGGTGTCTCTACGGTGGGTCTCATGTGGCAGCACTGGGAATTTCCGCTGGAGCGGCAAGCTGTGGTGAGCCTAAGCTTGGGCACCTTTCTGATCTTTCTCCTGGGTGTGGTGGACGACCTCATCGGCGTCTCGGCATGGAAGAAACTCCTGATAGAGCTGATCGCGGCGCTCCCGGTGGTTCAGGTCGGCTGGCAGTTCCACGAACTGGCCTACCCCGGAGGCGCGATACATCTCGGCCCACTCAGCGGCGCGCTGACCATGATCTGGATCGTGGGCGTGACCAACGCCATCAATCTCATCGACGGGCTCGACGGGCTGGCGTCCGGGGTCGTGGCCATCATCGGCCTGAGCCTGCTCATCTATTCGATGGCTTACCAGAGCCCCGTGGGAGTGGTGCTGACAGCCGGAATGGTTGGAAGCTGTCTTGGATTCCTGCCCCACAATTGGGAGCCGGCGCGCATATTCATGGGAGACTCGGGTTCTCTGACCCTAGGTTACCTGTTGGGGACTTTGAGTGTCTACACGACGCTCAAGTCGCCGGCCGCTGTCGCGATTCTTGTGCCTATCCTGGCGCTGGGAGTGCCCGTCATCGACACGCTGCTCGTCATGTTGGTGCGCTTCTTGGAACGCCCTAAGGGAGTTTTCACCCGACGCTTCCTGCGGATGTTCCACGCCGACCGCAACCACCTGCACCATCTGATGGAGGTCATCGTCGGCAGCCGCCGCCCAGTCGTCTACTGGGTCTACGGCATGGTCTTGGTTTCCTGCTCCATGGCGTTGATAGTGGCCTTGACCAAGCGCAGCGGGCTCGGCTTGATCCTGCTGGCCGTCGAACTTGGCGCGGTTGCCGCGGTGCGAAGACTAGGCTTGGCGAAGAAGGCGCGATCTATCGCGCGTCGGCAACGTGAAGAATCGGCTGAACTGAGGATCGACGCCCAATAG
- a CDS encoding DegT/DnrJ/EryC1/StrS family aminotransferase: MAKAWRIPLAAPDLGAEEIAAVTRVLQSGMLSRGPYQEELESAFARYLGRRHAIGVNSGTSGLHLALLAARVAPGDLVLTTPLSFIASSNCILHCRATPVFVDVDPQTGNLDEAQALQAMGDLAGGGTAGRRWLPPLVGRSRRLKAVLPVHLFGQQAPLGAIVDSAGELGVAVIEDACEALGARRQGRLAGGWGDAAVFGFYANKQITMGEGGLVVTDHEDWAERIRHWRNQYPCQPKGGCDRLQAGFSYRLDEMSAALGLTQLKRLESLLAMRREVARLYQDHLGEIEGVELLKPSAGRQSLSWFVYLIRVRRRFRDVLIERLAQEGIPAKVYFPPIHLQEPFRSLLGYREGAFPVAEEWGATALALPFFPRMAPEQVAGVCRTVREVVTSSG, translated from the coding sequence ATGGCCAAGGCCTGGCGAATACCCCTTGCAGCGCCCGATCTCGGGGCCGAAGAAATCGCTGCCGTAACCCGTGTCCTGCAAAGCGGGATGCTAAGCCGAGGCCCTTATCAGGAAGAGCTTGAAAGCGCCTTTGCCCGCTATCTGGGACGCCGCCACGCTATCGGCGTCAATTCCGGGACGAGCGGTCTTCACCTCGCCTTGCTGGCCGCCCGGGTGGCGCCGGGAGACTTGGTCTTAACTACGCCCTTGAGCTTCATCGCCTCTTCCAATTGCATACTTCATTGCAGGGCCACCCCCGTATTCGTCGACGTCGACCCGCAAACCGGCAACCTCGACGAAGCCCAGGCCCTTCAGGCCATGGGCGACCTGGCGGGAGGCGGCACTGCTGGCAGACGATGGCTGCCTCCACTCGTTGGGCGAAGCAGGCGCCTCAAGGCCGTGCTTCCGGTTCATCTGTTCGGCCAGCAGGCACCGCTGGGCGCTATCGTCGATTCGGCGGGGGAACTCGGCGTTGCCGTCATCGAGGACGCCTGCGAGGCCCTGGGAGCCCGGCGCCAAGGCCGGCTGGCCGGCGGTTGGGGTGACGCCGCCGTCTTCGGGTTCTACGCCAACAAGCAGATCACCATGGGCGAAGGCGGGCTGGTGGTGACCGACCATGAGGACTGGGCAGAGCGAATCCGGCACTGGCGAAATCAGTATCCCTGCCAGCCCAAAGGCGGCTGCGACAGGCTGCAGGCCGGATTCAGCTATCGCCTGGATGAAATGAGCGCGGCCCTGGGGCTGACTCAGTTGAAGCGGCTGGAATCGCTGCTGGCCATGCGCAGGGAAGTGGCCCGCCTCTACCAGGACCACTTGGGGGAGATCGAAGGCGTTGAACTGCTCAAGCCTTCGGCAGGCCGCCAAAGCCTCTCCTGGTTCGTCTACCTGATCCGCGTCCGGCGCCGCTTCAGGGACGTCTTAATCGAACGTCTGGCCCAGGAAGGCATTCCGGCCAAGGTGTATTTTCCGCCCATCCACCTGCAAGAGCCCTTCCGATCCCTGCTAGGATATCGGGAAGGGGCCTTCCCGGTTGCTGAAGAATGGGGCGCAACAGCACTTGCTCTTCCCTTCTTCCCCCGGATGGCGCCTGAACAGGTGGCCGGAGTGTGCCGCACGGTGAGAGAAGTGGTGACGTCGAGCGGCTAG
- a CDS encoding CRTAC1 family protein: MRNKRLITVMCLLVLSAAVPGQETDGKVFLDATVASGLDFVQRHSGSQIKLLPDIMGGGAAFIDVDQDGDLDIYLTQARLLGEAPDPALSDQLFLNVSVGGQGPQFKNVTASAGIAATGFGMGVACGDVDNDGYPDLYVTNWGPNQLWMNKGDGTFRLAPAQGGLDDPRFSTSASFFDYDRDGLLDLFVTNYVDMSLENKVDCFADNSAPDYCGPDAYKAVPDRLLRGKGGGEFQDVTSQAGIDSAFGAGLGVVTADFNGDGWIDIYVANDGDPNQLWINQKDGTFRDEALLAGVALNAGGQAEAGMGVDASDFDGDGDPDIFVTHLMEESNTLYVNQGQGFFEDGTIASGLHLPSLPYTAFGTAFLDYDNDGNPDLLSLNGAVRVDQRLLAAGDPFPLGQPNQLFRNTGGGRFEDVSRHAGEAFQLSEVSRGAALGDVDNDGDTDLLVGNVNGPARLLINQVGTRQSWIGLRLLGRGGRDMLGAQVTVRPSQGTPLVRQSRSDGSYCSCRDPRVLVGLGARKGPFKAEILWPDGSRESFGDLASQRYHTLRQGEGQGVRESTGAR; encoded by the coding sequence ATGAGAAACAAGCGCCTGATCACGGTAATGTGCCTCTTGGTCCTGTCGGCGGCGGTTCCTGGGCAAGAGACGGACGGGAAGGTCTTCTTGGACGCCACGGTTGCCTCGGGGCTTGACTTCGTGCAACGCCACAGCGGTTCCCAGATCAAATTGCTGCCCGACATCATGGGAGGCGGGGCGGCTTTCATCGACGTCGATCAGGACGGCGACCTCGACATCTACCTGACCCAGGCCCGTCTGCTGGGCGAGGCGCCGGACCCTGCCCTTTCCGATCAGCTCTTCTTGAATGTCTCGGTCGGTGGCCAAGGTCCGCAGTTCAAGAACGTGACCGCCTCAGCCGGAATCGCCGCCACCGGATTCGGCATGGGCGTAGCCTGCGGCGACGTCGACAACGACGGTTACCCGGACCTCTACGTCACCAACTGGGGCCCCAACCAGTTGTGGATGAACAAGGGAGACGGCACCTTCCGCTTGGCCCCGGCCCAAGGCGGACTCGACGACCCCCGCTTTTCAACCTCGGCCTCCTTTTTCGACTACGACCGGGACGGTTTGCTCGACCTCTTCGTGACCAACTACGTCGACATGAGTCTGGAAAACAAGGTCGACTGCTTCGCCGACAACTCGGCTCCCGACTACTGCGGCCCCGACGCCTACAAGGCCGTCCCCGACCGCCTCTTGCGGGGCAAGGGCGGAGGCGAGTTCCAGGACGTCACTTCCCAGGCCGGCATCGACTCGGCCTTCGGGGCGGGATTGGGGGTGGTCACGGCCGATTTCAACGGCGATGGATGGATCGACATCTACGTGGCCAACGACGGCGATCCCAATCAACTGTGGATCAATCAGAAGGACGGAACCTTTCGCGACGAAGCCCTGCTGGCGGGCGTCGCCCTCAACGCCGGCGGTCAAGCGGAGGCCGGCATGGGGGTGGACGCTTCAGACTTCGACGGAGACGGCGATCCCGACATCTTCGTGACTCATCTGATGGAAGAATCCAACACCCTCTACGTCAACCAGGGCCAGGGCTTTTTCGAAGACGGCACCATCGCCTCAGGACTGCATCTGCCCAGCCTGCCCTACACCGCTTTCGGAACCGCCTTTCTGGACTATGACAACGACGGGAATCCCGATCTGCTTTCCCTCAACGGAGCGGTGCGCGTCGATCAGCGCTTGCTGGCCGCCGGAGATCCCTTCCCGCTGGGCCAGCCCAACCAACTCTTCCGCAACACGGGCGGGGGCCGTTTCGAGGATGTCAGCCGCCATGCGGGAGAGGCTTTCCAGCTCTCGGAAGTGAGCCGGGGAGCGGCCTTGGGCGACGTCGACAACGACGGCGACACCGACCTGCTGGTCGGAAACGTCAACGGTCCGGCCCGGCTCTTGATCAACCAGGTCGGCACCCGCCAGTCCTGGATCGGCTTGCGGCTGCTGGGACGGGGCGGACGCGACATGCTGGGGGCTCAGGTCACCGTCCGTCCTTCTCAAGGCACGCCGCTGGTCCGCCAGAGCCGAAGCGACGGAAGCTACTGCTCTTGCCGGGATCCCCGCGTACTGGTGGGACTGGGGGCGAGAAAAGGCCCTTTCAAGGCCGAGATCCTGTGGCCGGACGGGTCACGCGAGAGCTTCGGCGACCTGGCTTCACAGCGCTATCACACCTTGCGTCAGGGAGAGGGGCAGGGGGTGCGGGAAAGCACCGGTGCCCGATAG
- a CDS encoding ABC transporter permease has translation MEGLIRNFRYARRALWSSPLTSLVIVLTLALGIGANSAIFSVVDGILLKPLPFPDSHRIVTLWEDFSSRGGPQQEWIEVPNFLEWKQGSDSFETMSAWGFQPANLLIEGEAERLVMGMVSWDYMATFGVEPVAGRDFRRSDDQPGAEPVVLLSSAFWKRRLGSRSEAVGERLSINGEMMTVVGILPEGFRTPLGPAPDLWATLRLDPAQARRGNFFLRCVARLKAGVGVDAAKQELDAMMARIGSQFPENEGVRIQVVPLLDQLVAPARQALWVLLGVVAVVLLIACANVAGLMLSRSAARSREMAVRSAMGARRGELVAQLLAESTLLGLLGGVGGLLLAWLGVQALTALAPPLIPRLEAVQLDWRVVLFTAAVSLLTGLVFGIVPARTASRTDVSQVLQEGNRSGGTSAGSWMRSVLVTGEMAMAVLLLVVAVLLVRSFDRLMSVDVGFRPHRVMALQLSLTPDRFPDPPAINAFWDQLLQRLQARGEVEEAAAISVLPLSGADTDTGFDIPGRPQEGSGEDQPTAWYRQVTPGYFRTLGLQLLAGREFEAADRDSNASVVIVSDALVERYFPALEPRQAVGERLLLGRREVEIVGVVKGVRHNSLQSAPRPEMYLPQSLFPARNMNLVVRSSAPSETVARLLRSEVAGIDGNVPVTSLQRLEDLLQQSVAPDRFFMRLTASFAVLAVLLAAVGVYGVVSYQVAARTWEMGLRMALGAPRSRVLGMILAQGARLLLLGLVIGIPASLLLTRLLSERLFEISPLDPVSYLLAAALLTGVAMLACLRPALRATRIDPQEVLRAP, from the coding sequence ATGGAAGGCCTGATCCGTAACTTCCGCTATGCTCGCAGAGCCTTGTGGAGCAGCCCCCTGACCAGCCTCGTCATCGTGCTTACTTTGGCGCTTGGAATCGGAGCCAACAGCGCCATATTCAGCGTGGTTGACGGAATCCTCCTCAAACCCCTGCCTTTTCCCGATTCTCATCGCATCGTCACCCTGTGGGAGGACTTCTCATCGCGGGGCGGCCCCCAACAAGAGTGGATCGAGGTCCCTAACTTCCTGGAGTGGAAGCAAGGCAGCGATTCCTTCGAAACCATGTCGGCTTGGGGATTTCAGCCTGCCAACCTGTTGATCGAGGGCGAAGCGGAACGGTTGGTCATGGGCATGGTTTCCTGGGACTACATGGCCACCTTTGGAGTCGAGCCGGTGGCGGGACGCGACTTTCGGCGTTCCGACGATCAGCCTGGCGCCGAGCCGGTGGTCTTGCTCTCATCGGCGTTTTGGAAACGCAGGTTGGGCTCGAGGAGCGAGGCGGTCGGCGAGCGCCTCAGCATCAATGGTGAGATGATGACCGTAGTGGGCATTTTGCCGGAGGGCTTCCGCACCCCTTTGGGACCGGCTCCAGATCTGTGGGCCACCCTCAGGCTCGATCCGGCACAGGCACGCCGGGGCAATTTCTTCCTGCGCTGCGTGGCCCGTCTCAAGGCCGGAGTCGGGGTGGATGCAGCCAAGCAGGAACTGGACGCCATGATGGCGCGCATCGGCTCTCAGTTCCCCGAGAATGAAGGCGTGCGCATACAGGTCGTGCCCCTCCTCGACCAACTGGTGGCGCCGGCACGCCAGGCGCTTTGGGTGCTTCTGGGAGTGGTGGCGGTGGTGCTGCTCATCGCCTGCGCCAATGTGGCCGGACTGATGCTGAGCCGTTCCGCCGCGCGTTCACGGGAGATGGCAGTCCGCTCCGCCATGGGCGCCCGCCGGGGCGAGCTGGTAGCCCAACTGCTGGCCGAGAGTACCCTGCTGGGGCTGCTGGGCGGGGTAGGCGGACTCCTTTTGGCCTGGCTGGGCGTACAAGCCTTGACGGCTCTGGCGCCTCCCCTTATTCCTCGTCTCGAGGCCGTGCAACTCGACTGGAGGGTGGTGCTCTTCACCGCCGCCGTCTCATTGCTGACGGGATTGGTGTTCGGAATCGTCCCCGCCCGCACCGCTTCCCGAACCGACGTCTCGCAAGTCTTGCAGGAAGGCAACCGCTCGGGAGGCACCTCGGCGGGGAGTTGGATGAGGAGCGTGCTGGTGACCGGGGAAATGGCCATGGCGGTGCTGCTGCTGGTGGTGGCCGTGTTGCTGGTGCGCAGCTTCGACCGCCTTATGAGCGTCGACGTGGGTTTTCGTCCCCATCGCGTCATGGCCTTGCAGCTCTCGCTCACCCCCGACCGCTTTCCCGACCCCCCCGCCATCAACGCCTTCTGGGACCAGCTCTTGCAGCGTCTGCAGGCTCGGGGGGAAGTGGAAGAGGCGGCTGCCATCTCGGTGCTTCCTCTCAGCGGGGCCGATACCGACACAGGTTTCGACATCCCCGGACGTCCTCAGGAGGGGTCCGGAGAGGACCAGCCGACGGCCTGGTATCGCCAGGTCACTCCCGGCTATTTCCGCACCCTTGGTCTGCAACTGCTGGCCGGGCGCGAATTCGAGGCCGCCGACCGCGACAGCAACGCCTCGGTGGTCATCGTCAGCGACGCCCTGGTGGAGCGCTACTTTCCGGCCCTGGAGCCGCGCCAGGCGGTGGGGGAAAGGCTGCTGCTGGGCCGACGCGAGGTGGAAATCGTCGGAGTGGTCAAAGGCGTGCGCCACAATTCGCTGCAGTCCGCGCCGCGTCCTGAAATGTATCTTCCACAGAGCCTCTTTCCCGCCCGCAACATGAATCTGGTCGTGCGCTCCTCGGCGCCTTCCGAGACGGTGGCCCGCCTGTTGCGCAGCGAAGTGGCCGGGATCGACGGCAACGTGCCGGTAACCTCTCTTCAGCGCCTGGAGGACTTGCTTCAGCAGTCGGTGGCGCCCGACCGCTTTTTCATGCGTCTGACGGCTTCCTTCGCCGTGTTGGCGGTACTGCTGGCGGCGGTGGGGGTTTACGGAGTCGTGTCTTATCAGGTCGCCGCCCGGACCTGGGAAATGGGCCTGCGCATGGCGCTGGGAGCGCCCCGCTCGCGAGTCCTGGGCATGATCCTGGCTCAGGGCGCGCGCCTGCTGCTGCTGGGACTCGTCATCGGGATTCCAGCTTCCCTGTTGCTCACGCGCTTACTCTCGGAGCGCCTCTTCGAGATCAGCCCTCTCGATCCCGTTTCCTATCTTCTGGCCGCCGCGCTTCTGACAGGCGTGGCCATGCTGGCCTGCCTGCGCCCTGCGCTGCGGGCCACCCGCATCGACCCTCAGGAGGTGCTGCGCGCGCCCTGA
- a CDS encoding nuclear transport factor 2 family protein, translated as MDGKPESAEQAIRRLIKKQVQAYNRGDAAAFLENIAPDRIAMNPEQPLTVGRGDVDELQAFFDEVDQRTELVIDELVVTGKWAFERGRGVGTASPKSVGAALDPAATYSYKYMRIWRCREGRWMVVRSIWNSSQPDHAIEPAPQPVKIK; from the coding sequence ATGGACGGCAAGCCCGAATCCGCTGAACAGGCAATCCGGCGGTTGATCAAGAAGCAAGTTCAAGCCTACAATCGGGGCGATGCCGCCGCTTTCCTGGAAAACATCGCGCCCGACCGCATCGCCATGAACCCCGAGCAGCCTCTCACCGTAGGCAGGGGCGACGTTGACGAACTGCAGGCCTTCTTCGATGAGGTCGATCAGAGGACCGAACTGGTGATCGACGAGTTGGTGGTCACCGGGAAATGGGCTTTTGAACGGGGACGCGGCGTGGGAACCGCCTCGCCCAAGTCTGTCGGCGCCGCGCTCGATCCCGCCGCCACTTACTCTTACAAGTACATGCGCATCTGGCGATGCCGAGAGGGGCGTTGGATGGTGGTCCGGTCGATTTGGAACAGCAGCCAGCCCGATCACGCCATCGAACCGGCTCCTCAGCCGGTCAAGATCAAGTAG
- a CDS encoding O-antigen ligase family protein: MIFRLGAAISILALSAAGFACFHPLLGIGLLIQSLFVCRYPKAGLAVLFVTLPLDWARPLPGGVVVSFSELHLAVCCAALVLRAGGLPVRDWRPLIWWWPLLASVAISGFVNIEWFKIVPHTLRNAELAVVACLTLYAYRESDAGPWLDWALAATTALQFCLVFQHLLFQESLPRMSGSLSNPNQFGGLMGLVAVLSSTRLLACRCKETGANPGRWALLRGATALGALLAILLSGSRLALGSCSLGILAGSGLARRGNKRVVLSRIGGTALLLLVLLSLGGLLLTQASSLQAAAENWIDRMGAGMWRSMEARIQIFGVAAELWMESPIVGIGPGRWDDELGWWLASAREGEALVDSRAMSESHAFLAHAHSLPLQLAALYGLLGLAAFGYAGIRWWKAFARGDGTMSAAGLALLLTFGANNLLDSLFPSLAMETGWILGILLAGAASGQRDGKPLSSIVER, from the coding sequence ATGATTTTCCGCCTGGGAGCTGCAATCTCCATCCTTGCTTTGAGTGCAGCCGGGTTTGCTTGTTTTCATCCTCTGTTGGGAATAGGCCTCCTGATTCAGTCCCTGTTCGTCTGCCGATACCCCAAAGCCGGTTTAGCGGTTCTTTTCGTCACGCTCCCGCTCGATTGGGCTCGGCCTTTGCCGGGGGGTGTGGTCGTTTCCTTCAGTGAATTGCACTTGGCGGTTTGCTGTGCAGCGTTGGTGCTGCGGGCGGGCGGGCTTCCGGTAAGGGACTGGAGACCGTTGATCTGGTGGTGGCCACTGCTGGCGTCGGTGGCGATTTCCGGCTTCGTCAACATCGAATGGTTCAAGATCGTTCCCCATACGTTGCGCAATGCCGAACTGGCCGTCGTGGCCTGCTTGACCCTTTATGCTTATCGAGAGAGTGATGCGGGACCGTGGCTCGACTGGGCGCTTGCGGCGACGACGGCACTTCAGTTTTGCCTGGTCTTTCAGCATCTGCTCTTTCAGGAAAGTTTGCCCAGGATGTCGGGTTCATTGTCAAACCCTAATCAGTTCGGAGGATTGATGGGATTGGTAGCAGTCCTCTCCTCCACGCGCCTTCTGGCTTGTCGCTGCAAGGAAACCGGTGCAAACCCGGGCAGGTGGGCGCTCTTGAGGGGAGCCACCGCCCTCGGCGCTCTGCTGGCAATCCTGCTGTCAGGCTCCCGCTTGGCCTTGGGCAGTTGCAGCCTGGGCATTTTGGCGGGAAGCGGCTTGGCCCGCCGTGGGAACAAGCGTGTTGTCTTGAGCCGGATCGGAGGTACCGCCCTTCTTCTGCTCGTGCTTTTGAGTCTAGGCGGCTTGCTCCTTACTCAGGCTTCCTCACTGCAGGCGGCGGCTGAAAACTGGATCGATCGGATGGGCGCCGGAATGTGGCGCAGCATGGAGGCCCGTATCCAGATATTTGGAGTTGCAGCGGAACTCTGGATGGAAAGCCCGATCGTGGGCATCGGGCCGGGCCGATGGGATGATGAGCTGGGCTGGTGGTTGGCCTCAGCGAGGGAAGGCGAAGCTCTTGTCGATTCTAGGGCCATGAGCGAATCTCATGCTTTCTTAGCCCACGCGCACAGCCTGCCGCTCCAACTCGCGGCTCTCTACGGCCTGTTAGGATTGGCCGCTTTCGGTTATGCAGGGATCCGCTGGTGGAAGGCCTTCGCCCGAGGCGACGGGACGATGTCGGCTGCGGGCCTTGCCTTGCTGTTGACTTTTGGCGCCAACAACCTGTTGGATTCGCTGTTTCCGTCCCTGGCTATGGAGACAGGATGGATTTTGGGCATCCTCTTGGCCGGGGCGGCCAGCGGGCAGAGGGACGGAAAACCTCTTTCCAGTATCGTCGAGCGATGA
- a CDS encoding CpsB/CapC family capsule biosynthesis tyrosine phosphatase yields MRLKEYLEGSKAARPEYGFVDLHGHLIPAVDDGPRSLAEALELLRGAHRHSTRQAVATPHAFTSKWGLADPAEVVKAFTRFRRQLQARKSDPRYRFLDSMAISAGAENKVCPRFQRALQKRRVMTLNGSRYVLTEFHSYRDEGELDGALGVIWGAGLIPVLAHPERLVSRRRCRELFPRLARDGCLFQLNAPSLSGTFGPEARRNALHLLRHLPQSCLIASDGHRPRTRPLKLLDTWRNLSQEYSAQQVRNWMHLFPSRILLNQDLKEGRELDSLPQDFPQAASFP; encoded by the coding sequence ATGCGCTTGAAGGAGTACCTCGAGGGGAGTAAAGCCGCCCGTCCCGAATACGGCTTCGTCGACCTGCACGGTCATCTGATTCCGGCCGTGGACGACGGGCCCCGCAGTCTTGCCGAGGCGCTGGAACTGCTGCGCGGCGCTCACCGCCATTCGACCCGCCAAGCGGTAGCCACGCCTCACGCCTTTACCTCCAAGTGGGGGCTGGCCGATCCCGCTGAGGTGGTCAAGGCCTTTACCCGTTTCCGCCGCCAACTGCAAGCCAGGAAAAGCGATCCGCGCTACCGCTTCCTCGACTCGATGGCAATCTCGGCGGGAGCCGAAAACAAGGTCTGCCCGCGCTTCCAGCGTGCCCTTCAGAAGAGACGCGTGATGACCCTCAACGGCAGCCGCTATGTCCTCACCGAGTTCCACTCCTACCGGGATGAAGGGGAATTGGACGGCGCGCTTGGAGTCATCTGGGGCGCCGGATTGATTCCCGTGTTGGCTCATCCTGAGCGGTTGGTTTCGCGCCGCCGCTGCCGGGAACTCTTTCCCCGCCTGGCCCGAGACGGCTGCCTCTTTCAACTCAACGCGCCCAGCCTGAGCGGAACCTTCGGGCCGGAGGCGCGCCGCAACGCACTCCACCTGCTGCGCCATCTCCCCCAGTCCTGCCTGATCGCCTCCGACGGTCACCGGCCCCGCACCCGTCCCCTCAAGCTGCTCGACACCTGGCGCAACCTTTCGCAGGAATACAGCGCCCAGCAGGTCAGGAACTGGATGCACCTGTTCCCTTCGCGAATCCTTCTCAATCAAGACCTGAAGGAGGGACGGGAACTCGATTCCTTGCCCCAAGACTTCCCGCAAGCCGCCTCATTCCCTTAA
- a CDS encoding glycosyltransferase family 4 protein — translation MRILYVSQYFPPEMGAPAARVFELAREWRKAGAQVTVLTGFAHHPLGVKAPEDRWRMTRRERVEEIDVVRSYIYAAPNRGVGRRMLSYFSFLMSAVPLGLARCRKPDVVIATSPQLLCACAGYTLARLWRRPFVFEVRDLWPESILAVKAMSDNTIVRSLKRLAHHLYRHCDCIVTVGEGYQKEIHRRYGINLDKMRLVPNGIDPELFHPGPKDNEIRRKFGWGDRFVLLYLGTLGMAHGLHCVLEAAAYLQDDPDKLFVLVGEGAEKEDLKRMADRMKLSNVQFIDQQPKALVPRFYAACDVGLVTLRDTPLFQNVLPSKIFEYLAMERPLLLSVGGQARQLVESSGGGLYVQPDDPIALARAIRKLESRQAELERMGRRGRDFVLAHYNRRDQARGYLELLRDLAAG, via the coding sequence ATGCGTATCTTGTATGTATCCCAGTACTTTCCTCCAGAGATGGGGGCACCGGCAGCCCGTGTCTTTGAATTGGCTCGCGAATGGAGGAAGGCCGGGGCGCAGGTGACGGTGCTGACCGGCTTCGCTCATCACCCGCTTGGCGTCAAGGCCCCAGAAGACCGATGGCGGATGACCCGTCGGGAGAGGGTTGAGGAAATCGATGTGGTACGGTCTTACATTTATGCTGCGCCGAACCGAGGAGTGGGCCGGCGGATGCTCTCATACTTCTCCTTTTTGATGTCCGCGGTCCCGCTGGGCCTGGCGCGCTGTCGGAAACCCGACGTAGTCATAGCCACTTCTCCCCAACTTCTGTGCGCCTGTGCAGGCTACACCTTGGCAAGACTTTGGCGCAGGCCCTTCGTTTTCGAGGTGCGAGATCTCTGGCCCGAGTCGATATTGGCGGTCAAGGCTATGAGCGACAACACGATCGTTCGCTCTTTGAAGCGGCTGGCCCATCACCTTTACCGACACTGCGACTGCATTGTCACGGTCGGCGAAGGCTACCAGAAGGAGATCCACCGACGCTACGGCATCAACCTAGACAAAATGCGCCTCGTTCCCAACGGAATCGATCCGGAGCTGTTCCATCCTGGGCCGAAGGACAATGAGATCCGGCGGAAATTCGGCTGGGGAGACCGGTTCGTGCTTCTCTATCTCGGTACTCTTGGAATGGCCCATGGCCTCCATTGCGTACTCGAAGCAGCGGCCTACCTCCAGGACGACCCCGATAAGCTCTTCGTCTTGGTCGGAGAAGGGGCCGAAAAGGAAGACCTCAAGCGGATGGCGGACCGTATGAAGCTCTCCAATGTTCAGTTTATCGACCAACAGCCCAAGGCGCTCGTGCCCCGGTTTTATGCCGCTTGCGATGTGGGGCTGGTCACTTTGAGGGACACACCCTTGTTTCAGAATGTTTTGCCCAGCAAGATCTTCGAGTATCTGGCTATGGAAAGACCGCTTTTGCTCAGCGTTGGAGGGCAGGCCCGTCAACTAGTGGAAAGTTCCGGCGGGGGGCTGTATGTGCAGCCGGATGACCCCATTGCCCTGGCTCGGGCCATCCGAAAGCTGGAAAGCCGCCAAGCTGAGTTGGAAAGAATGGGCCGTCGGGGCCGCGACTTCGTTCTGGCCCATTACAACCGCCGTGATCAGGCGCGCGGTTACCTCGAACTGCTGCGCGACTTGGCAGCAGGATGA